AATGAATTACCAAGCACCAGCATGCGTGTCTCGGCAGTGTCGAAATCGCCAAGGGTGCAGTCCGCCAGCGGGATCACCTTGCCAACTTCTGTGTCGTCGGCGAGCACACAGGGCTCGCCTTTCCAGCGATACCGCGCGTCTGGCAGGACGTATTCGTGCACCAGCGATTCAACACCGATAGCCGCCATGTTCGGCCTGTCCCCGGCATAAAGACGACCGTTCATCGGCCAGGCAATAAACGCCACGAGCGCCGAAGCGATACAGGCACTGCTCATGCCATAGCCGATCGAGACCAGCCGATGCTTCGACCAGGTAGCCTTTCGCAGCGGCGTTTCAATGTAGTGGTAGGAAAGCACAGCCAGCAATAACATCAATCCGATCTGCGCCGGCGCAGTCCAGGCGCTGATCCCGACCGTCCAGCGACTCAACGACAACACTGACCAGTGCCATAGGTAGAGCGAATACGAGATCAGACCGATGTAGACGACGGCACGATTGCACAGCAGGCGGGAGCTTGCGCTACTCGCATTGGTAGAACACAGGATGAACAGGCTGCACAGCGCAACGACCAGCACGGTCGCAACGGCAGCGTTCTCCTGTGCCAGCCACAGCGACGCGACCAGCATTACCAGAAGCGGCGTGGCCAGACCGGCAATCCGCCGAGTGTCGACGCGCGTAGACAGAACGAATATCAGGGAGCCGGCCGCCAGCTCCCAGAAGCGGGTCGGGGTGAAGAAATAAAAGGAATGCTTGCCGATATGGTTCCAGTAGATGAACCCCGCTAGCGATATTAGCGAGATAAGCCCCAGCGTGGTAACGAACGCCCTGACACCAGGCGTCTTGCGACCGAAACCAGTCAACCAGATGATGAACGGAAACAGTAGATAAAACTGTTCTTCGACGCCCAGCGACCAGGTATGCGTGAACGCATTCAGATGCGCCGCCCCGCCGAAGTAATCGGTCGCCTTGATCTGCAAGTAAATGTTGGATAGCCCGAACAGCGACATCAGGCCAGTCTTCAGCGACTGCGAGGGGTCAGGGTTGAATAACGACAGGAGTACTCCGGTCACCAGCACGAAAACCAGCAGGGCCGGGACCAGCCGCTTGACACGCCGGACATAAAAATCCCCAAGCAAGTCGCCAAGGCTGCTATAACGGCGGTAATAGAGTGACTGGGTTATGACAAAACCGGAGATAACGAAAAACACGTCTACGCCGAGATAGCCGCTCGGCAGCAACTCGCTGTTGAAGTGATTGATGATGACTGCGACGACGGCAAGCGCCCTTAAACCATCAATTTCCCTGCGATACACCGGTTGCCCGGCATGGTGAAAGGTAGGTTGCATAGTCCAGACCTGTAACCATGGGACGCACGAAAGCCCATCCGGCAGACGGGTGCCGGTGGCGGCGCGTCCGAAAATTTATTGTTTGAGGATCGACTGCATTAGCTGCACGTCGATGGCGCCAGCTTCGGAGCCCAGGGACGAGCGTAGTTCAAATTCGTGGCCTTACAAGC
The nucleotide sequence above comes from Halopseudomonas xinjiangensis. Encoded proteins:
- a CDS encoding acyltransferase family protein — translated: MQPTFHHAGQPVYRREIDGLRALAVVAVIINHFNSELLPSGYLGVDVFFVISGFVITQSLYYRRYSSLGDLLGDFYVRRVKRLVPALLVFVLVTGVLLSLFNPDPSQSLKTGLMSLFGLSNIYLQIKATDYFGGAAHLNAFTHTWSLGVEEQFYLLFPFIIWLTGFGRKTPGVRAFVTTLGLISLISLAGFIYWNHIGKHSFYFFTPTRFWELAAGSLIFVLSTRVDTRRIAGLATPLLVMLVASLWLAQENAAVATVLVVALCSLFILCSTNASSASSRLLCNRAVVYIGLISYSLYLWHWSVLSLSRWTVGISAWTAPAQIGLMLLLAVLSYHYIETPLRKATWSKHRLVSIGYGMSSACIASALVAFIAWPMNGRLYAGDRPNMAAIGVESLVHEYVLPDARYRWKGEPCVLADDTEVGKVIPLADCTLGDFDTAETRMLVLGNSFAASLVAAFDQLVTEDGFAVTITSSWGASPVREVPNTGEWSEANDYYWQVVAPGLMDRLRPGDWVFIASDLASFSPAAPSETSEARLTQLKTGIESLSVELQGRGVKLAVLHGNPFAREARCDPAEVVPQWYAPEGRLCAFLSRAETLKRRARLDETMRDLAQRRDVVVVDLIDVFCPGQTCNYRAANGEILYRDAFSHPSVEAARLSGPMIRRRLAAVTEQGMPLAYDDGNAGSLGAEEARSD